GGGCGGAGGTGAGGGCGCTGAGAGACATGGTGGTGGAGCTCAAGGTGCGCGTGGatctgctgcagagagagaactCTGGTACAGACTGGTTCCTCTTCCTGTTAAGTGCTGATAATGTCTCCATTAACAGTTTAACTAAAGTGTGTGATCTTGTCATGGACATATACAGCACTTTCTGGGCACATGGTCGAATATTAGTTTAACAGattgtgcatgtaaacagttTCCTCTGCACTGCATTAACTCCAGAGTTGCAGACCAGACTGAGCAGCAGTGAGAGGGAACTTCTCGTTAGCAAGTCCAGGATTGATCAGCTGGAGAGACAAAATGCAGGTGATGATTGAACCGTCCTATtcactatacacacacacacactacatttTTAGCCCAGGTAAGTAAAATGCTCTACATTAACTTTTTCTGTGTTAACAGAGAGGCCAAAGGTGGCCTTTTATGCAGCTCTGACTGATGCAGGTTATGTTGGaccacaaaacacagacatcacACTGAAATACAGCAAGGTCTTCACCAACATTGGCAATGCTTACAATCCAGCTACAGGTAATAAACTGCAGCTCACACTGACATGTTTGGTCATGGtcatatatataaattatatactgtatgtacatatCAACTGTTATTGTTTTCTCTCTACTCTTACTCTGTAGGTTTCTTCATAGCACCAGTCCGAGGGGTCTACTATTTCCAGTTCACTGTGTGTGGTAACCACACAGGTCtagtgggtgtgtatgtgtacaaAAACAACCAGCGGATCATGTTTAATGTTGAGTGGAAGGAAGACGcacattttaagtatttcacTAACTCTGTTGTCTTGGAGCTGATGGCAGGAGATAAGGTTCACCTGGTTCTCCCATCAACCTTTGCTGTCTATGACAGTGTAGATAACCACAGCACTTTCAGTGGCTCTCTTCTCTTCGCACTGTAAGAACTGTTCAGTCTGCTGTGTTATTGATTTAtcataaactctgtttttatcgATTACACTGATTCTTTAGAAAATGCTGATAAATCTCTGCACAGCTGCCTCGAAGACAAATGTCTGTACGTTTACTGCCTGTATCAAATAATGTGATTCTGAAACTGACCTCCTTCTTGTTTCATCacataaaatattcagttaatcAAAGACTCATTGACGTTCTGTTTCTTGTCATTGATTGTAGATCTTCATATAGAAACTTTACATGAACTGCAATGATGTTCACATACTGCAAATGTTTAGATTCAACTCTGGGTTTACTCCAGATGCTCTGGAAATATCGcgaataaacataaaaaagggtGATAAAAAAGACATCATGTGTCAGTTTCTATCTTTGTGAGTACAGAGATAATATGAATACACTTGatatcatgaaaatgtgttacCATGACAACTTGACTGCAATGGTTTacctttttgactttttgcacaCTGAAAATGACCCCTTGTTTTCACCTAAACACAACATGAAGTGATTGCTGTCTATGATAAACTTCGGC
This genomic window from Plectropomus leopardus isolate mb unplaced genomic scaffold, YSFRI_Pleo_2.0 unplaced_scaffold26559, whole genome shotgun sequence contains:
- the LOC121966983 gene encoding complement C1q-like protein 3, producing the protein MVVELKVRVDLLQRENSELQTRLSSSERELLVSKSRIDQLERQNAERPKVAFYAALTDAGYVGPQNTDITLKYSKVFTNIGNAYNPATGFFIAPVRGVYYFQFTVCGNHTGLVGVYVYKNNQRIMFNVEWKEDAHFKYFTNSVVLELMAGDKVHLVLPSTFAVYDSVDNHSTFSGSLLFAL